From a region of the Terriglobales bacterium genome:
- a CDS encoding amino acid permease: MAEPAAPRELARDLGASHASAIVVGTIIGSGIFIVPRTMMAAVGSTQMVYLAWIVGGLLSFFGALTYAELGAMKPAAGGEYVYIRDAYGPLPAFLYGWTWFLVAKPASVASVTTGLAEALAGLPRFAFLASDALAYPLHVTWGQLFAIAATLLITGINYIGVRKAGDFQLVFTLLKMAMIVAIAIIAFTWVGGTWGNFHSSYGGAHGGLTGFMMALIAALWAYDGWNDLNMVAGEIRRPERSIPIALIAGVAIVAALYILMNAAIQYVLPAAIIATAKSPAELATEQVLGATGAAVVTLGIVLSMLVTLNGTIMSGGRIPFAMSRDGYFFKTLAGVHPKFRTPAPALIVQAVLSVLLLLAAASFQQLLTLAIFAEWLFYMVATSTVFVLRRKEPDAPRAYKTWGYPVVPFLFIVAAAVLLVYSFRDNAPYSYWGTGVIAAGAPVFWFFAWRKKART; encoded by the coding sequence ATGGCTGAGCCCGCAGCGCCCCGCGAACTGGCCCGCGATCTGGGGGCGAGCCACGCCTCCGCTATCGTGGTGGGCACCATCATCGGCAGCGGCATCTTCATCGTGCCCCGCACCATGATGGCGGCGGTGGGCTCGACCCAAATGGTTTACCTCGCCTGGATCGTGGGCGGGCTGCTCTCCTTCTTCGGCGCCCTCACCTACGCCGAATTGGGCGCCATGAAGCCCGCGGCCGGCGGCGAGTACGTCTACATCCGCGACGCTTACGGCCCGCTGCCCGCCTTCCTCTACGGCTGGACCTGGTTCCTGGTGGCCAAGCCCGCGTCGGTGGCCAGCGTGACCACCGGGCTGGCCGAGGCCCTGGCCGGGCTCCCGCGCTTCGCCTTCCTGGCCTCGGATGCGCTCGCCTATCCCCTGCACGTGACCTGGGGACAGCTCTTCGCCATCGCCGCCACCCTGCTCATCACCGGCATCAACTACATCGGGGTGCGCAAGGCGGGCGACTTCCAATTGGTGTTCACGCTGCTGAAGATGGCGATGATCGTGGCCATCGCCATCATCGCCTTCACCTGGGTGGGCGGGACGTGGGGCAACTTCCACTCCAGCTATGGCGGGGCGCACGGCGGGCTGACCGGATTCATGATGGCGCTGATCGCGGCGCTCTGGGCCTACGACGGCTGGAATGATCTCAACATGGTGGCAGGCGAGATCCGCCGCCCGGAGCGCAGCATCCCCATCGCGCTGATCGCGGGCGTGGCCATCGTGGCCGCGCTCTACATCCTGATGAATGCGGCCATCCAGTACGTGCTGCCGGCGGCGATAATCGCCACCGCCAAGAGCCCGGCGGAGCTAGCCACCGAGCAGGTGCTGGGAGCGACGGGAGCCGCCGTGGTCACGCTGGGCATCGTGCTCTCCATGCTGGTGACGCTGAACGGCACCATCATGAGCGGCGGGCGCATCCCCTTCGCCATGTCGCGCGACGGATATTTCTTCAAGACCCTGGCGGGGGTGCATCCGAAGTTCCGCACCCCCGCGCCCGCGCTGATCGTGCAGGCGGTGCTCTCGGTGCTGCTGCTGCTGGCGGCGGCCAGCTTCCAGCAACTGCTGACGTTGGCCATCTTCGCGGAGTGGCTTTTCTACATGGTGGCCACCAGCACGGTGTTCGTGCTGCGGCGCAAGGAACCGGACGCCCCTCGCGCCTACAAGACCTGGGGCTACCCGGTGGTGCCGTTTCTCTTCATCGTGGCGGCGGCGGTGCTGCTGGTCTACAGCTTCCGCGACAACGCGCCCTATTCCTACTGGGGCACGGGCGTGATCGCTGCGGGCGCGCCCGTGTTCTGGTTCTTCGCGTGGCGGAAGAAGGCGCGGACGTGA
- a CDS encoding sodium:solute symporter: MVAYLAGITAFGVRFRKQQRSLRDYFLADRNIPWWAIALSIVAAETSVLTIISIPGLAYDTDFGFLQLVLGYLVARVLICLLFIPQYFRGELFTAYQLIERRFGTRLRTLTAGIFLLTRAAAEGVRVYAVSIVVRFALGRGEGGPAWVDVAAIAAVLLLTLIYAFEGGMAAVIWTDVVQIVIYITGTVVAVFTLLHLVPGGWPAVHTLAGSAGKFRVFHFSRDLFQTYTFWAGLVGGTFLTMASHGTDQLIVQRLLAARSKRASKSALLASGLFILAQFALFLLVGALLFAFYRVFAPAAPFRRSDDIFPTFIVSEMPRGMAGLLVAAILAAAMSNLSAALNSLASSSVVDFYLRLRPGTGEGERLRLSRRATLLWGAALFVLALVFLFHGGRVVEVGLAIASIAYGALLGIFLLGVLTRRASQTGGAIGMACGLAIELYVARWTHVPWTWYVFLGTLTTFVIGYIASFVFPRQEANG, translated from the coding sequence GTGGTAGCCTACCTGGCGGGCATCACGGCCTTCGGAGTGCGCTTCCGCAAGCAGCAGCGCTCCCTGCGCGATTACTTCCTCGCCGACCGCAATATTCCCTGGTGGGCCATCGCCCTCTCCATCGTGGCCGCCGAGACCAGCGTGCTCACCATCATCAGCATCCCCGGGCTGGCCTACGACACCGACTTCGGCTTCCTGCAACTGGTCCTGGGTTACCTGGTGGCGCGCGTCCTCATCTGCCTGCTCTTCATCCCGCAATATTTTCGCGGCGAACTGTTCACCGCCTACCAGCTCATCGAGCGGCGCTTCGGGACGCGGCTGCGCACCCTCACGGCCGGCATCTTCCTCCTGACCCGCGCCGCCGCCGAGGGCGTGCGGGTGTACGCCGTCTCCATCGTGGTGCGCTTCGCGCTGGGGCGCGGCGAAGGCGGGCCCGCCTGGGTGGACGTGGCCGCCATCGCGGCGGTGCTGCTGCTCACCCTCATCTACGCCTTCGAGGGCGGCATGGCGGCTGTGATCTGGACCGACGTGGTGCAGATCGTCATCTACATCACGGGGACCGTGGTGGCCGTCTTTACCCTGCTCCACCTGGTGCCCGGAGGCTGGCCGGCGGTGCACACCCTGGCCGGCTCCGCCGGCAAGTTCCGCGTCTTCCATTTCTCCCGCGACCTGTTCCAGACCTACACCTTTTGGGCGGGGCTGGTGGGCGGAACGTTCCTGACCATGGCCAGCCACGGCACCGACCAGTTGATCGTGCAGCGGCTCTTGGCGGCGCGCAGCAAGCGCGCCTCCAAGAGCGCGCTGCTGGCCAGCGGCCTCTTCATCCTGGCGCAGTTCGCGCTCTTCCTGCTGGTGGGGGCGCTGCTCTTCGCCTTCTACCGCGTGTTCGCGCCGGCCGCGCCCTTTCGCCGCTCCGACGACATCTTCCCCACCTTCATCGTGAGCGAGATGCCGCGCGGCATGGCCGGACTGCTGGTGGCCGCCATCCTGGCCGCCGCCATGAGTAACCTCAGCGCCGCGCTCAACTCGCTGGCCTCCAGCTCGGTGGTGGACTTCTACCTGCGCCTACGGCCCGGGACGGGCGAAGGCGAACGCCTGCGGCTCTCGCGCCGGGCCACGCTGCTGTGGGGCGCGGCGCTCTTCGTCCTGGCGCTGGTCTTCCTCTTCCACGGCGGGCGCGTGGTGGAGGTGGGGCTGGCCATCGCCTCCATCGCCTACGGCGCGCTGTTGGGCATCTTCCTGCTGGGAGTGCTGACCCGCCGGGCCAGCCAGACCGGGGGCGCGATTGGCATGGCGTGCGGCCTGGCTATCGAGCTCTACGTGGCGCGCTGGACCCACGTGCCCTGGACCTGGTACGTCTTCCTGGGCACGCTCACCACCTTCGTCATCGGGTATATTGCCAGCTTCGTGTTTCCACGCCAGGAGGCGAATGGCTGA